The following are encoded together in the Myxococcus xanthus genome:
- a CDS encoding tetratricopeptide repeat protein, with the protein MKVVLRFGALAVGAVLITGGVGEAAETQARKGGKKPAAASASKTSGASSKAGGKKKSAKAQVDRKAEEKAPPPGVAPEDVRQGPARVQPASAKFAELPRIPDAKRDALADKKRDEAIAAFKRLIPKLRDGNPQKAEMLYRLSELYWEKSKYLYQLEMTRFLAAEKEYDAAVARGEKVEPPKKNHADSERYRTETMGIYEDILRAYPDYPQRDEVLFSMGYNYYELGRREDAVARYEELIRDFPKSQFVPDAYIQLGNHYFENNKLIPAKENYEKARDSGVPKIYGYAVYKLSWCDYNTGDYELGLKKLHEVVDYAAKSPELGDLRTEALNDLTVFYVQLDQPKEAIAYFKEKAPAQRVGRLLAKTAAGLVDAGHFDSAILAYRTLVDDEPMGANAPEYQQAIVRAHEGLRQRQLVRKEMKRMVDLYSPGGGWWKANEGKTAVLRNAFNVTEEAMRVMVTEYHQEAQKTRQVETYRLARDIYKQYVDAFASNANPDFVADSAFNLRFFYAEILWALEEWEAAAAEYDAVVAFKIPDRDTAREVSNEAYRKSAGYNAILAYDKLVKIERGQLAKSDLRDGQKVDEKKDKGDVAKQKIVKRDAKDRQEEALTKFEDRLVAACDVYVKLYPNTQDEIDLRYQAAVILYDRSHFVDAARRFGEIIEKFPEERRSRDAADLTMYVLESREEWLELNTLSKKFLENKKLAKPGTDFAVRVSRVVEGSQYKWVDEVVYKKEKNPKKAAEEFLRFVSDFPKSENADRALTYAMVIAQEAGEIDKGLAAGERFLKEYPRSPFELKARYSLAGLYEKVAEYRKAAVMAESLVASYDAAMKADDANGKRKATKAAAKVSVAPGAEDAESKRERVAAERKALLEEAGGWMADAQFNAGVWWEGAGEPQKAVAAYNTYVSRFKDRKDVPQVAFAAALAWEKEKKWSEAARAFGAFAETYGRDSRSSSAQVYQARYHELLAYEHLRNAREQERVQGELVRAWNRLPESARKDAAVLNAYGHARFLSLEPAWKRYVGIRFSRVSTIRRDLAAKQKEIQRLEKEYLAVLSTGSGDWGIAALTRIGLAYADFARNIMDSPDPSGLDEEQLAMYRSELENLALPLEDKAAEALEKALEKAYELGVYSPWTLAAQDQVNRLRPGAYAQVRQVDYRGSDTLVRSDLVRVLEGATATTPAPADSSKPSDDEAQAPTAARGEVLR; encoded by the coding sequence CGCAAGGGGGGGAAGAAGCCCGCTGCGGCGTCCGCGTCGAAGACCTCCGGTGCGTCCAGCAAGGCGGGCGGGAAAAAGAAGTCCGCGAAGGCCCAGGTCGACCGCAAGGCAGAGGAGAAGGCTCCGCCGCCGGGGGTTGCGCCGGAGGACGTGCGGCAGGGGCCGGCGCGCGTTCAGCCCGCGTCGGCGAAGTTCGCGGAGCTGCCCCGCATCCCGGACGCCAAGCGGGACGCGCTGGCGGACAAGAAGCGCGACGAGGCCATTGCCGCCTTCAAGCGCCTCATCCCCAAGCTGCGGGACGGCAATCCGCAGAAGGCGGAGATGCTCTACCGCCTGTCGGAGCTCTACTGGGAGAAGTCCAAGTACCTCTACCAGTTGGAGATGACGCGCTTCCTCGCGGCGGAGAAGGAATACGACGCGGCCGTGGCGCGCGGCGAGAAGGTGGAGCCGCCCAAGAAGAACCACGCGGACAGCGAGCGCTACCGCACCGAAACGATGGGCATCTACGAGGACATCCTCCGCGCGTACCCGGATTATCCCCAGCGCGACGAGGTCCTCTTCTCCATGGGGTACAACTACTACGAGCTGGGACGCCGCGAGGACGCGGTGGCCCGCTACGAGGAGTTGATCCGCGACTTCCCGAAGTCGCAGTTCGTGCCGGACGCGTACATCCAGCTCGGCAACCACTACTTCGAGAACAACAAGCTCATCCCCGCCAAGGAGAACTATGAGAAGGCGCGGGACTCGGGCGTGCCGAAAATCTACGGCTACGCCGTCTACAAGCTGTCCTGGTGCGACTACAACACCGGCGACTACGAGCTGGGGCTGAAGAAGCTCCACGAGGTGGTGGACTACGCCGCGAAGAGCCCTGAGTTGGGTGACCTGCGCACCGAGGCGCTCAACGACCTGACCGTCTTCTACGTCCAGTTGGACCAGCCGAAGGAAGCCATCGCCTACTTCAAGGAGAAGGCGCCGGCGCAGCGCGTGGGCCGCCTGCTGGCCAAGACGGCCGCGGGCCTGGTGGACGCGGGCCACTTCGACAGCGCCATCCTCGCGTACCGCACGCTCGTGGACGACGAGCCCATGGGCGCCAACGCGCCGGAGTACCAGCAGGCCATCGTCCGCGCCCACGAGGGGCTCCGCCAGCGCCAGTTGGTCCGCAAGGAAATGAAGCGGATGGTGGACCTCTACAGCCCTGGTGGCGGGTGGTGGAAGGCCAACGAGGGCAAGACGGCCGTCCTGCGAAACGCCTTCAACGTCACTGAAGAGGCCATGCGCGTCATGGTCACCGAGTACCACCAGGAGGCGCAGAAGACGCGCCAGGTGGAGACCTACCGGCTGGCGCGTGACATCTACAAGCAGTACGTGGACGCGTTCGCCTCCAACGCGAACCCGGACTTCGTGGCGGACTCCGCCTTCAACCTCCGCTTCTTCTACGCGGAGATCCTCTGGGCTTTGGAGGAGTGGGAAGCGGCCGCGGCCGAGTACGACGCGGTGGTGGCCTTCAAGATTCCGGACCGCGACACCGCGCGCGAGGTCTCCAACGAGGCGTACCGCAAGAGCGCCGGGTACAACGCCATCCTCGCCTACGACAAGCTGGTGAAGATCGAGCGAGGCCAGCTCGCCAAGAGCGACCTGCGCGACGGCCAGAAGGTCGACGAGAAGAAGGACAAGGGCGACGTCGCCAAGCAGAAGATCGTCAAGCGCGACGCGAAGGACCGCCAGGAAGAGGCGCTCACGAAGTTCGAGGACCGGCTGGTCGCCGCGTGTGACGTCTATGTGAAGCTGTATCCGAACACGCAGGACGAAATCGACCTGCGCTACCAGGCCGCCGTCATCCTCTATGACCGCAGCCACTTCGTGGACGCGGCCCGGCGCTTCGGCGAAATCATCGAGAAGTTCCCCGAGGAGCGCCGCTCGCGCGACGCGGCCGACCTCACCATGTACGTGCTGGAGAGCCGCGAGGAGTGGCTCGAGCTGAACACGCTGTCGAAGAAGTTCCTGGAGAACAAGAAGCTGGCCAAGCCCGGAACGGACTTCGCCGTGCGCGTCAGCCGCGTCGTCGAAGGCAGCCAGTACAAGTGGGTGGACGAGGTCGTCTACAAGAAGGAGAAGAACCCGAAGAAGGCCGCCGAGGAGTTCCTCCGCTTCGTGTCCGACTTCCCCAAGTCAGAGAACGCGGACCGTGCGCTCACTTACGCGATGGTCATCGCGCAGGAGGCGGGCGAAATCGACAAGGGCCTGGCCGCGGGTGAGCGCTTCCTCAAGGAGTACCCGCGCAGCCCCTTCGAGCTGAAGGCGCGTTACTCGCTGGCGGGCCTCTACGAGAAGGTCGCTGAGTACCGGAAGGCCGCCGTCATGGCGGAGTCCCTCGTCGCCAGCTACGACGCCGCGATGAAGGCGGACGATGCCAACGGCAAGCGCAAGGCGACCAAGGCGGCCGCCAAGGTGAGCGTCGCGCCGGGCGCCGAGGACGCGGAGTCCAAGCGCGAGCGGGTGGCCGCCGAGCGCAAGGCGCTGCTGGAAGAGGCCGGCGGCTGGATGGCGGATGCGCAGTTCAATGCGGGCGTCTGGTGGGAAGGCGCGGGTGAGCCGCAGAAGGCGGTGGCTGCCTACAACACGTACGTCTCCCGCTTCAAGGACCGCAAGGACGTGCCGCAGGTGGCCTTCGCGGCGGCGCTCGCGTGGGAGAAGGAGAAGAAGTGGAGCGAGGCGGCCCGGGCGTTCGGCGCCTTCGCGGAGACGTACGGCCGTGACTCGCGCTCCAGCTCGGCGCAGGTGTACCAGGCGCGCTACCACGAGCTGCTGGCGTACGAGCACCTGAGGAACGCACGCGAGCAGGAGCGCGTGCAGGGCGAGCTGGTGCGGGCGTGGAACCGGCTGCCGGAGAGTGCTCGCAAGGACGCGGCGGTGCTCAATGCTTACGGCCATGCGCGCTTCCTGTCGCTGGAGCCGGCGTGGAAGCGTTACGTGGGCATCCGCTTCTCGCGGGTGAGCACCATCCGCCGGGACCTGGCGGCGAAGCAGAAGGAGATTCAGCGGCTGGAGAAGGAGTACCTCGCCGTCCTGTCCACCGGCTCCGGTGATTGGGGCATCGCGGCGCTCACGCGCATCGGCCTGGCCTATGCCGACTTCGCGCGCAACATCATGGACTCGCCGGACCCGTCCGGGCTCGATGAGGAGCAGCTCGCCATGTACCGCAGCGAGCTGGAGAACCTGGCGTTGCCGCTGGAGGACAAAGCCGCCGAGGCCCTGGAGAAGGCCCTGGAGAAGGCCTACGAGCTGGGCGTCTACAGCCCGTGGACCCTGGCCGCGCAGGACCAGGTGAACCGCCTGCGTCCGGGGGCCTACGCACAGGTGCGGCAGGTGGACTACCGCGGCAGCGACACACTCGTCCGCTCGGACCTGGTGCGCGTGCTGGAAGGCGCCACCGCGACGACGCCGGCCCCGGCGGACTCCTCGAAGCCCTCGGATGACGAGGCGCA